The Streptomyces sp. NBC_00236 DNA window TCGGGGAAGAGCACGGTCGGAACCGTCTGGTTTCCGCCATTCGCCTTCTCGACGAAGGCCGCCGACTCCGGGTCCTGCTCGATGTTGATCTCGGTGTACGCGATGCCCTCGCGGTCCATCTGGCCCTTGAGCCGACGGCAGTAGCCGCACCACGTGGTGCTGTACATCGTCACAGTGCCCGGCATGTCTTCGCGCTCCTCTGTCTCATCGGTCGCGGCGATCCCGCCACATCCCGCCCCATCGCGTGCGCGTCTCGTCCGTCACACGTGAATCGGGGGACATGCGTTGCCGCACGGAGGGAGAACGCACGTGACCTGGCCACCATTCCCGGACCCGCCCTCGATTAGTACGACGGATGCGGCAGCCCTGTGGACAACTTCCGCGGCCGCCCCTTCCGACCTGGCAGCATGGCGGGGTGACATCAGCAACGCATTCCACCCTCTTCCCCCAGGTCCCCGACACCGCCGACGCCGTCCTCGACGGGCTCGACCCCGAGCAGCGCGAGGTCGCCGAGGCCCTGCAGGGCCCGGTGTGCGTGCTGGCCGGAGCCGGTACGGGCAAGACGCGGGCCATCACGCACCGCATCGCGTACGGGGTGCGCGCGGGGATACTCCAGCCGACGAGTGTGCTTGCCGTCACGTTCACCAATCGCGCCGCCGGTGAGATGCGCGGCCGCCTGCGCCAGCTCGGCGCGGGCGGGGTGCAGGCGCGGACCTTCCACTCCGCGGCGCTGCGTCAGCTTCAGTACTTCTGGCCGAAAGCAGTCGGTGGTGATCTGCCCCGGCTGGTGGAGCGCAAGGTCCAGCTGGTCGCCGAGGCGGCGGCCCGCTGCCGCATCCGGCTCGACCGCAATGAGCTGCGCGATGTCACGAGCGAGATCGAGTGGGCCAAAGTCACCCAGACCGTGCCCGCCGACTATCCGGCCGTGGTCGCCAAGTCCCAGCGGGACGCCCCCCGAGATCCCGCCGAGATCTCGCAGATCTACGCGATGTACGAACAGCTGAAGCGCGACCGCACGGTGATCGACTTCGAGGACGTGCTGCTCCTCACCGTCGGCATCCTCCAGGACCGGCACGACATCGCCGACCACGTACGGCGCCAGTACCAGCACTTCGTCGTCGACGAGTACCAGGACGTGAGCCCGCTCCAGCAACGGCTCCTCGACCTCTGGCTCGGCGACCGGGACAACCTCTGCGTCGTCGGCGACGCCAGCCAGACGATCTACTCCTTCACCGGAGCCACCCCCGATCACCTGCTCAACTTCCGCACCCGCCACCCGCGGGCCACCGTGGTCAAACTCGTCCGCGACTACCGCTCCACACCCCAGGTCGTCCATCTCGCCAACGGGCTGCTCTCGCAGGCCCGGGGCCGGGCCGCCGAGCACCGGCTCGAACTGGTCTCGCAGCGCGAGTCCGGCCCCGAACCCGCCTACCTGGAGTACGCGGACGAGCCCGCCGAGGCCGAGGGCACCGCCCGCCGTATCCGGGATCTGATCGCCGCCGGCGTCCCGGCCGGTGAGATCGCCGTGCTCTACCGGGTCAACTCCCAGTCCGAGGTCTACGAGCAGGCCCTCGCGGACGCCGGCGTGCCCTACCAGCTCAGGGGTGCGGAGCGGTTCTTCGACCGCCCGGAGGTGCGGGAGGCGGGCGTCGCCCTGCGCGGGGCGGCCCGGGCGGGGGGCAACGACTCCCTGCTGGATGATGCGGAGGGGCTGCCCTCCGAGGTGCGGGCGGTGCTCTCCACCAAGGGGTGGAGCAGCGAACCGCCCACCGGCTCGGGAGCGGTGCGCGACCGCTGGGAGTCGTTGGCCGCCCTCGTCAGGCTGGCCGAGGACTTCGAACAGGCCAGGCCGGGCGCGACACTGTCCGACCTGGTCGCCGAACTGGACGAGCGGGCGGCCGCCCAGCACGCCCCCACGGTCCAGGGGGTCACGCTGGCCTCCCTGCACTCGGCGAAGGGACTTGAGTGGGACGCCGTGTTCCTGGTCGGGCTGACCGAGGGCATGATGCCGATCACCTACGCGAAGACGGACGAGCAGATCGAGGAGGAGCGCCGGCTGCTCTATGTCGGTGTCACCCGGGCCCGTTTCCATCTCTCGCTGTCGTGGTCGCTGGCGCGCTCGCCCGGTGGCCGGGCCGGTCGCAGGCCGAGCCGGTTCCTGAACGGGCTGCGCCCCGGCTCGGCGGCGCTCGGCGGCCGGGCGACGGCAGGCGGCAGCGGCGGGATCGAGCGCCCGGCCGCGGCCCGGCGCAAGCGGCGCGGGCCCGCACTGTGCAGGGTCTGCGGCAAGACGCTGACGGATGCCGGCGAGATGAAGCTGATGCGCTGCGACGACTGCCCGTCCGACATGGACGAGGCGCTCTACGAGCGGCTGCGTGACTGGCGCGCGGCGCGGGCGCAGGACATCGGCCAGCCCGCGTACTGCGTGTTCACCGACAAGACGCTGATGGCCATCGCCGAGGCGGTGCCCGGCACCGAGGGCGAACTGGCCGGGATCTCCGGGGTCGGCGCGCGGAAGCTGGGCCGGTTCGGCGCCGCCGTCCTGGACATCTGCGCAGGTGGGGACGGGGTTGAGGGGCCCGGGGCGGCCGACGAGGAGATGTGAGAAAAACTCGTCGAAAAAATAGTTTGCGCCCGCCCCAGTCATCACCATAGGTTCTTAACCACGGGAACAGCGACTTCTCTGAAGCCCTGACCCTGTGCTGTACTTATCCGAATACGTAGGACCGGCTCGACCGGTCCCCAGAGACGCCGAGAGGAGGCGATTGAAGTGATCAGCATCATCGAGACCAACAAAATGACCGATCTCTCGGTCGTCTCCGCCTGCTCGCTCGGCCTCGCCTGCTCTTCGGATTCCTCGCTTCGTGGCACCGGTATGTCCGGCATTTCCGCCGTCAGCCCGCTGCCTCTGGCCGGCCTCCCTGTGCGGGAGCGCAATGAGCGACCGGCTCAGGCACCGGCAGCAGCAGTAGCGAAGGGACAGGCCCAGGCCTATGCCTTTGCGGCCGTCGGTGCGGGAGCGGAAGCCGGAGCCAAGAAGACGACGCACCACCACACGATGTGGGCCTTCCGTGGGCCTGAACCCTGGAGTGATCCAGTCTGATCGACGATCGGACCGGCGCCTTCAGGGCCGCGGAACCCCACTCGGGATCCGCGGCCCTTTTGTTTTGTCCGAACGGACGAGACAGCGCGAAGGAGCCTCGGGACAAGCAAGACCTGGTACCAGCCGCCCCCCGGCCAACAGGCCGGAAACGACCAGACGAGGACACCACCACCGTGCAACTCGAAGCGCACGCCCCGTCCGTACCGCCTTCCGACACGATCCCCCCGCCCGGCCTCACGGAGGACTCCACCTTGATCCCCCTCACCGCGCTCACCGCGCTCGACGACGCCATCGAGAACCTCGGCGTGCCCGTCCCCTGCCGTTCCTACGACCCCGAGGTCTTCTTCGCCGAGTCGCCGGCGGACGTCGAGTACGCCAAGTCCCTCTGCCGCACCTGCCCGCTCGTCGAGGCCTGCCTCGCCGGCGCCAAGGAGCGCCGCGAGCCGTGGGGCGTCTGGGGTGGCGAGCTCTTCATCCAGGGCGTCGTCGTCGCTCGCAAGCGGCCGCGTGGCCGTCCTCGCAAGAACCCGGTCGCGGCGTGACCGCCGACCTGGGGGTCATGGCCCCCAAGCCCATGAAACGCATCGGAACCATCGACCGTCCCCTGACCCACGACCCCCGAAACCAGGCACCAATGACCATCCCCACGAGGGAGCCCGTCGGCTCCGCGACACCGGACGTCACCATCATCGGCGCGAACGACTCGCGTCAGAACAGGACCCGCGAGATGCAACTCATCCCAGAAGCCCTGGCTCGTGCGCATATGCACGACCGCCTGCGGGAATCCGCCGCGGAGCGTCAGGCCGTGCGCCTGGTCACCGCGCGGCGGATGCAGCGCCGGGCCGAGCGCGCCTCGATGCGCGCCCGCCGTGCGCTGGCCATGGCGGTCATGCACTGAACTCAGCAGCACCGCACGCCGGCAGTATCCGCCGGGGGCAGCCGCTCTCTGCTCCCCGGCAAGCAGGACCCATATCCGTACCCCGCCGCGGGGCCGGTCCACTCGGACCGGCCCCGCGGCCGTGTTCTGGCAGGTGCCGCGTCGGCCACGCCGGTGCCGCTGATGCCTCCGGCGCCGTGCCGGATCCTCACTGGGGAGTTATCGTCACGAGGTGGACGAGGAGACGCATCGCTCCGGACCGGGCGGCACCGCGGACGTCGTGTGCGCCCTGTGCGGCGCCCGCGCCGGGAGCGAGAACGCACCGCCGACCTGGCTCTGTTCCGTGGAGAACGGCAGTCGCCACTACTTCTGCGACGACTGCGCCCGCACCCACATCCGGGCCGTCGAGGGTCGCCTCGACTCCGCCTGGTGGTGACGCCGGTCGGCGCCGCCACCGCCCGGCCGGGCGCCAGGGCCCTTCGTCCGGATCATGCCGGGCTCGCGGGGGCCTTGGTCATGTCCGCAGGTGCCACGGCGCCATCCAGCGCCTCGTCCTCCGCCGTCACTTCACACACCGTCGGACCATCCTCGGGGGATGCCTCCTCGGTCGGTGACTCCTGCTCCTCTCCCTCCACCGGCAGGAACCCTGGGAGCCAGGACTCCAGTTCCTCCCGCAGCCGGACCGTGGCACCGAGCTGGCACAGCACCCCGATCGTGCTCAGCGTCACCCGGTGTATCAGCAGGTAGGCGGGCGGCAGGTTCAGCTGCTTGCCCAGCTGATGCGCGGGAGAACGCGGGTCCGCTATGCGGGCGGCCTGGTTACGCATCCAGGACCTGCTGAAGGTGAACTCGTCCACCTCGGCGGGTTCGATGATCGGAAGGAGGTAGTCGAGGACGGCGTCCGGCGCGAGGTCGATCGAGTCCTTGACGAACCCTTCCTCACGGAGCAGTTCGTACACGGAGTCCGCATCGCCCTGGAGCGTCAGCCGCAAGGAGTCCCCGATGGTCTGCGGCAGCCCTCCCGGCAGCCGGTCCACCGTGCCGAAGTCCAGCACCCCCAAGCGCCACCGATCCGTGCCGGCCGCCGCGGCACCGTCGTCCTGACCGGCCTC harbors:
- a CDS encoding mycoredoxin, which produces MPGTVTMYSTTWCGYCRRLKGQMDREGIAYTEINIEQDPESAAFVEKANGGNQTVPTVLFPDGSTLTNPSLAQVKQALGA
- a CDS encoding WhiB family transcriptional regulator; this encodes MQLEAHAPSVPPSDTIPPPGLTEDSTLIPLTALTALDDAIENLGVPVPCRSYDPEVFFAESPADVEYAKSLCRTCPLVEACLAGAKERREPWGVWGGELFIQGVVVARKRPRGRPRKNPVAA
- a CDS encoding ATP-dependent DNA helicase UvrD2, which gives rise to MTSATHSTLFPQVPDTADAVLDGLDPEQREVAEALQGPVCVLAGAGTGKTRAITHRIAYGVRAGILQPTSVLAVTFTNRAAGEMRGRLRQLGAGGVQARTFHSAALRQLQYFWPKAVGGDLPRLVERKVQLVAEAAARCRIRLDRNELRDVTSEIEWAKVTQTVPADYPAVVAKSQRDAPRDPAEISQIYAMYEQLKRDRTVIDFEDVLLLTVGILQDRHDIADHVRRQYQHFVVDEYQDVSPLQQRLLDLWLGDRDNLCVVGDASQTIYSFTGATPDHLLNFRTRHPRATVVKLVRDYRSTPQVVHLANGLLSQARGRAAEHRLELVSQRESGPEPAYLEYADEPAEAEGTARRIRDLIAAGVPAGEIAVLYRVNSQSEVYEQALADAGVPYQLRGAERFFDRPEVREAGVALRGAARAGGNDSLLDDAEGLPSEVRAVLSTKGWSSEPPTGSGAVRDRWESLAALVRLAEDFEQARPGATLSDLVAELDERAAAQHAPTVQGVTLASLHSAKGLEWDAVFLVGLTEGMMPITYAKTDEQIEEERRLLYVGVTRARFHLSLSWSLARSPGGRAGRRPSRFLNGLRPGSAALGGRATAGGSGGIERPAAARRKRRGPALCRVCGKTLTDAGEMKLMRCDDCPSDMDEALYERLRDWRAARAQDIGQPAYCVFTDKTLMAIAEAVPGTEGELAGISGVGARKLGRFGAAVLDICAGGDGVEGPGAADEEM